One window from the genome of Mucilaginibacter ginsenosidivorans encodes:
- a CDS encoding helicase-related protein, which translates to MAYNQYHKLTANIAAVRAALRWEAGEKLSAEDIEQLHQYSGFGGIKAILFNGSDRDSWLASGATEADLRLLPKMEELHNLLKTHFAATDYETIIRSLKNSVLTAFYTPAFLPAILFESLKEQGITPQALYEPSAGAGVFIRAAIEVFPSLKQIQAVEKDTLTGKVLSAIAAHIPVKTTVAIKGFEETGGEGRGQYDLVVSNIPFGNFQVYDPDFPTRQLSGKIHNYFFAKGLDKLTDKGLLAYITTDAFLNNPSNMEARNYLFAQANFVSLLALPDNLMKDTGNTEAPSHLLIVQKDAQKNGLSDDEQKLIGTLTLSGPFGSYNYNSYLAEHPELLLGNDIKDGKNQYGIASKTVWQQGNLSDISGQLSAKLRADFWARINSDGFQTISLNSSGKLPGKQMSLLPMPEMPQVNTQTQLGLFDMGSGKAGNKAYAYLTDQDRSIIAKDSANVLSTITAQQHPGHDLIVLVAAKALQQNRYLYRLYSNVAEIKPTSNWLNGSQLSPYLDDISNTLKGYAYNYRYEGDSTLQTAFNLVPEDPAIFTELDRFTRNGMLVEWKDKIGKISNLNTDAGQAQFQPMAVTPSRADFYRQYISLRDAYLSFDQNSGSSAELEQQRVFLAERYDRFTDQFGLLNLAANKRLIEEDTAYGLLILTSLERRNEERFSKADILQAALDNQSDHFSTDDPVEALARCLNDKGCVAISFIEAVTGLSEAEVIKILSQHILINPVSDNWETCDQYLSGNVVYKLEQAQKRVSDDPENPHYRDSLEALQKVQPEAVPFELLDFNLGERWIPLEYYNRFATDLFEINTNVSYLASLDTFKVACEGANPKVLQEYAVTPKNGRTSYGYTLLEHALENTTPFFTYEVQVGERSVRIPDNDAIQLAHEKIESIRSRFMDWLQELPAEEKQRIEKLYNDTFNCYVLRDYDGGHLHFPGLDKAALKIEDLYSSQKNAAWRIMQNRGGLIDHEVGLGKTLTMIVASNEMRRLGIVHKPMILALKANVDQIRNTYRLAYPKARILAPGENDFTPEKRRRMFHEIKNNNWDCIILTHDQFGKIPQSPEIQKAIFEAELDNIERDLDTLQQSGAEISKSVLKGLEIRKTNLAGKLKEVAAQIEGKKDTDIDFQSLGIDHLFIDESHKFKNLTFTTRHNRVAGLGNMEGSQKALNMLFAVRTLQQKFDSDLCVTFLSGTPISNSLTEMYLIFKYLRPNEMERQCIQNFDGWAAVFAKKTTDFEFSVTNEIIAKERFRHFIKVPELALFYNEITDYKTAQHIQLDKPILKEELVNIKPSTEQQEFIKKLMEFARTGDGTLIGRGRLTPEEDKGRMLIATNYAKKMATDMRLISGYYSDHPENKINTCARKVAAVYWESDQHKGTQIVFCDIGTPKTGEFNMYDALKDKLVSDFGLPAHEITFIHDWSDKKRPELFRKMNKGQIRILIGSTEKAGTGLNVQERVIATHHLDIPWKPSELEQRNGRGARQGNWLAKAHYNNQVLNFIYATEQSLDNYKFNLLKNKQTFISQMKNCELNIRSIDEGAIDEKSGMNFSEYIAILSGDTSLLEKSRIEKKIAVVESLKKAHFKEQSRTRQHLEAVIAERVTTIDLLQRLKTDQQSYKDQLGYAADGSKLNPIRLKGYEGAEAEVIGKQIITLYHKWQPGTESQIGSLYGFALHIRQHTEMIESEGRLVARNYNTFYAEQPETGIKYTYNQGHPNLDNPKLAARHFLNAIDRVDNLVEKYEQKVQELEREIPLLEQIAQKPFEREKELADMKLHLAKLEREIAINIQSRQMKENGLFSSESLQQDAPGKPDGCVIRMTPPDEQQLKGKLSVALIPQRTKRRSLGL; encoded by the coding sequence ATGGCATACAATCAGTATCATAAATTAACGGCGAATATCGCTGCGGTCAGGGCCGCTCTTCGTTGGGAGGCCGGCGAAAAACTGTCTGCTGAAGACATCGAACAATTGCATCAATATTCCGGCTTCGGGGGCATTAAAGCAATTCTTTTCAACGGGAGCGATCGGGACTCCTGGCTTGCATCCGGTGCAACTGAAGCCGACTTAAGGCTGCTTCCTAAAATGGAAGAGCTCCACAATTTATTAAAAACCCATTTTGCGGCTACGGATTATGAAACGATCATCAGATCACTGAAGAACAGTGTGCTGACCGCGTTCTATACCCCGGCATTCCTTCCCGCCATCCTTTTTGAATCCCTGAAAGAACAAGGGATAACACCACAGGCCTTATATGAACCAAGCGCCGGGGCCGGTGTATTTATCCGCGCCGCAATTGAAGTCTTCCCATCACTGAAACAAATACAAGCGGTAGAAAAAGACACGCTCACAGGCAAGGTGCTATCGGCAATTGCCGCACATATCCCTGTTAAAACAACCGTAGCAATAAAAGGCTTTGAGGAGACTGGAGGAGAAGGGAGAGGGCAATATGACCTGGTGGTCAGCAATATACCTTTTGGCAATTTCCAGGTCTATGATCCCGACTTTCCGACGCGCCAGCTATCAGGCAAAATACATAACTATTTTTTTGCAAAGGGCCTCGACAAACTTACAGACAAGGGCTTATTGGCCTACATCACCACCGATGCCTTCCTGAACAATCCTTCCAATATGGAAGCCAGGAATTACCTCTTCGCCCAGGCAAATTTTGTCAGCCTGCTGGCCCTACCTGATAACCTCATGAAGGACACGGGCAATACCGAAGCGCCTAGTCATTTACTCATCGTACAGAAGGATGCTCAAAAAAACGGCCTGAGCGATGATGAACAGAAACTGATTGGGACTTTAACACTTTCAGGGCCTTTTGGCAGCTATAACTACAATAGCTACCTGGCAGAACATCCCGAACTGTTGCTAGGCAATGATATCAAGGACGGTAAAAACCAATATGGCATTGCAAGTAAAACGGTGTGGCAGCAGGGCAATTTGTCTGACATTTCCGGGCAATTATCTGCTAAGCTCCGGGCCGATTTCTGGGCAAGAATTAACAGTGATGGCTTTCAGACAATAAGCCTTAACAGCAGCGGCAAATTGCCCGGCAAACAAATGAGCTTATTGCCGATGCCGGAAATGCCACAGGTAAATACACAGACGCAGTTAGGCCTGTTTGATATGGGGAGCGGCAAAGCGGGTAACAAAGCGTATGCCTATTTGACGGACCAGGATAGATCGATAATTGCAAAAGACTCTGCTAATGTGCTGAGCACAATAACTGCGCAGCAACATCCGGGTCACGACCTCATCGTGCTGGTTGCGGCAAAAGCTTTACAACAAAACCGCTACCTGTACCGGCTATATTCAAATGTTGCTGAGATCAAACCAACCAGTAACTGGTTGAACGGTAGCCAGCTTTCCCCTTACCTGGACGATATAAGCAATACCCTGAAAGGATACGCGTATAATTATCGCTATGAAGGAGACAGCACACTTCAGACAGCTTTCAACCTCGTACCGGAGGACCCGGCAATTTTTACTGAGCTCGACCGCTTCACCCGTAATGGTATGCTCGTTGAGTGGAAGGATAAGATCGGTAAGATAAGTAACCTAAACACAGATGCAGGCCAGGCACAATTCCAGCCAATGGCCGTAACCCCGAGCCGTGCCGATTTCTACCGGCAGTACATTTCCCTGCGTGATGCCTACCTTTCATTCGATCAAAATAGCGGCAGCAGCGCCGAATTGGAGCAGCAGCGGGTTTTCCTGGCAGAACGCTATGATCGATTTACAGATCAGTTCGGCCTCCTGAACTTGGCGGCCAATAAAAGGCTGATTGAAGAAGATACGGCCTATGGCTTACTGATCCTGACATCCCTGGAGCGACGCAACGAAGAACGGTTCAGCAAAGCAGATATCCTGCAGGCAGCATTGGATAATCAGTCTGACCATTTCAGTACTGATGATCCTGTTGAGGCCTTAGCGAGGTGTCTGAATGACAAAGGCTGTGTTGCAATCAGTTTTATAGAAGCCGTCACCGGCCTGTCGGAAGCCGAAGTGATAAAAATTTTATCGCAACACATCCTGATCAACCCGGTGTCAGATAACTGGGAGACATGTGACCAATACCTTTCTGGTAATGTCGTGTATAAACTGGAGCAGGCCCAAAAACGTGTTAGTGATGACCCGGAAAACCCACATTACCGAGACAGTCTTGAAGCGCTGCAAAAGGTACAGCCGGAGGCCGTTCCCTTTGAATTGCTGGATTTCAACCTGGGTGAACGCTGGATACCCCTGGAATACTATAACCGGTTTGCTACTGACCTGTTTGAGATCAACACGAATGTTAGCTACCTGGCCAGCCTGGACACATTCAAAGTGGCTTGTGAAGGTGCAAACCCAAAAGTTTTACAGGAATATGCAGTAACACCTAAAAACGGTCGGACGAGTTATGGCTACACCCTGCTGGAACATGCCCTGGAAAATACGACCCCTTTTTTCACCTACGAAGTGCAGGTCGGCGAACGCAGTGTCCGCATACCTGACAATGACGCCATACAGCTTGCCCATGAAAAAATTGAAAGCATACGTTCACGCTTCATGGATTGGCTGCAGGAGCTGCCGGCAGAAGAAAAGCAGCGGATTGAAAAGCTGTATAATGACACCTTTAATTGCTATGTCCTGCGCGATTACGATGGCGGTCACCTGCATTTCCCGGGGCTGGACAAGGCAGCACTGAAGATCGAGGACCTGTACAGTTCTCAGAAAAATGCGGCTTGGCGCATAATGCAGAATCGTGGTGGCTTGATTGACCACGAGGTTGGACTTGGGAAGACACTGACCATGATCGTTGCTTCAAATGAAATGCGGCGATTGGGGATCGTGCATAAGCCGATGATCCTGGCATTAAAGGCGAACGTTGACCAGATACGAAACACCTACCGACTTGCCTATCCGAAAGCACGTATCCTCGCTCCCGGCGAAAATGATTTTACACCGGAGAAACGGCGGCGTATGTTCCATGAGATCAAGAACAATAATTGGGACTGCATCATCCTGACCCATGATCAGTTTGGAAAAATACCCCAGTCGCCGGAGATACAGAAAGCCATATTTGAAGCAGAGCTGGATAATATTGAAAGAGACCTGGATACCTTGCAACAGAGTGGTGCTGAAATATCTAAAAGTGTATTAAAGGGGCTGGAGATCAGGAAGACAAACCTTGCGGGCAAACTCAAAGAGGTGGCAGCGCAGATCGAAGGTAAAAAAGACACTGATATCGATTTCCAATCCCTGGGTATAGACCACTTATTCATCGATGAGTCCCATAAGTTTAAGAATCTTACGTTTACTACCCGTCATAACCGTGTAGCCGGGCTGGGCAATATGGAGGGCAGCCAGAAAGCACTCAACATGCTTTTCGCAGTAAGAACGCTGCAGCAAAAGTTTGACAGTGATCTATGTGTCACCTTTCTTTCGGGTACGCCTATTTCCAATTCCCTCACCGAGATGTACCTGATCTTCAAATACCTCCGGCCTAATGAAATGGAGCGGCAGTGTATTCAGAATTTCGACGGCTGGGCAGCGGTATTTGCCAAAAAGACCACCGATTTCGAATTCTCTGTCACCAACGAGATCATCGCTAAGGAACGCTTCCGGCACTTTATTAAAGTCCCCGAGCTCGCTTTGTTTTATAATGAGATCACCGATTATAAAACGGCGCAACATATCCAGTTGGATAAGCCTATTCTCAAAGAAGAGCTGGTCAATATTAAACCATCGACAGAGCAGCAGGAGTTCATCAAAAAACTGATGGAGTTTGCGCGGACCGGAGACGGTACCCTTATAGGCAGGGGCCGCCTGACACCTGAAGAGGACAAGGGAAGGATGCTCATCGCCACGAACTATGCCAAGAAGATGGCCACAGATATGCGGCTGATATCGGGGTATTACAGTGATCACCCGGAAAATAAAATAAATACCTGCGCCCGCAAGGTCGCGGCCGTCTATTGGGAGAGTGATCAGCATAAAGGTACCCAGATCGTCTTTTGTGACATTGGCACGCCGAAGACAGGCGAGTTCAACATGTACGATGCGCTTAAGGACAAGCTGGTATCAGATTTTGGACTTCCCGCCCATGAGATCACATTCATCCATGACTGGAGTGATAAAAAGCGTCCTGAGCTGTTCCGTAAAATGAACAAAGGACAGATCAGGATATTGATCGGCAGTACGGAGAAAGCCGGTACAGGGCTCAATGTACAGGAGCGGGTAATAGCAACGCACCACCTGGATATACCCTGGAAGCCATCTGAACTGGAACAACGAAACGGGCGTGGTGCCCGGCAGGGCAACTGGCTGGCAAAGGCCCATTACAATAACCAGGTCCTCAACTTCATCTATGCTACGGAGCAATCCCTGGATAATTACAAATTCAACCTGCTGAAAAACAAGCAGACCTTCATCAGCCAGATGAAGAACTGTGAGCTAAACATCCGGTCAATTGATGAAGGGGCAATAGATGAGAAGAGCGGCATGAACTTTTCCGAGTACATCGCTATACTGTCAGGGGATACCAGCCTGCTGGAAAAATCAAGGATAGAGAAAAAGATTGCAGTCGTTGAAAGCCTGAAAAAAGCTCATTTCAAAGAGCAGTCGAGGACACGGCAACACCTGGAAGCTGTAATCGCGGAGCGAGTTACCACCATTGATCTGTTACAGCGATTAAAAACTGACCAGCAAAGTTATAAAGACCAGCTTGGCTATGCTGCAGATGGCTCGAAGTTAAATCCGATCAGGCTGAAGGGATATGAAGGCGCAGAGGCAGAAGTTATCGGTAAGCAAATAATAACATTGTATCACAAGTGGCAACCGGGGACGGAGAGCCAGATTGGTTCGCTCTATGGCTTTGCATTGCATATCCGTCAACATACCGAAATGATCGAATCCGAGGGCAGGCTGGTTGCCCGCAATTATAACACCTTTTATGCCGAGCAACCTGAGACCGGAATAAAATACACTTACAACCAGGGACACCCTAACCTGGACAACCCGAAACTGGCCGCAAGGCATTTTCTGAATGCAATCGACAGGGTAGACAACCTGGTAGAAAAATATGAGCAAAAGGTGCAGGAACTGGAGCGCGAGATCCCGCTACTGGAGCAGATTGCGCAAAAACCATTTGAAAGAGAAAAAGAGCTTGCTGATATGAAGTTGCATTTGGCAAAACTGGAACGGGAAATTGCAATCAATATCCAGTCACGGCAGATGAAAGAAAACGGCCTGTTCAGCAGTGAGTCCTTGCAACAGGATGCCCCGGGCAAGCCCGACGGATGTGTCATCAGGATGACACCGCCAGACGAACAGCAGCTAAAAGGGAAATTATCAGTTGCATTAATTCCGCAGAGAACGAAGAGAAGATCGTTGGGCCTATAA
- a CDS encoding DUF1896 family protein — MLEQIIAERLRSYIIQNNPDLLLRLQEQFGMTKYIEDKLAGISGQLQDWVSGGKPQYIIEELSLELLTADLRPSRFNYLKTLLEEEFPASFSRFAEMGVLTYELTNLVAHCQPIFEQYNFSESKEEDRQMYYAITAEVDEYLRSA; from the coding sequence ATGCTGGAACAAATAATTGCGGAAAGATTACGCAGCTATATCATTCAAAATAATCCGGACCTGCTGCTACGGCTGCAGGAACAATTTGGAATGACTAAATACATAGAAGATAAGCTCGCGGGCATATCGGGTCAATTGCAGGACTGGGTATCGGGCGGAAAGCCGCAATACATCATTGAAGAGCTTAGCCTGGAGCTGTTAACCGCTGATCTGCGTCCCTCCCGCTTCAACTATTTGAAGACACTGCTGGAAGAAGAATTTCCGGCAAGCTTCAGCCGGTTCGCGGAGATGGGCGTGCTGACCTATGAGCTTACGAACCTGGTAGCTCATTGCCAGCCCATTTTTGAGCAGTACAACTTCTCGGAAAGTAAGGAAGAGGACAGGCAAATGTACTACGCTATTACGGCAGAAGTTGATGAATACCTAAGAAGTGCATAA
- a CDS encoding DUF4134 domain-containing protein, producing MLLTSVLLFYISMQAVAQDGSAGINAATTQVKSYFSAGTSLMYAIGAIVGLVGAVKVYNKWNHGEPDTGKVAAAWFGSCVFLVIVATVLKSFFGV from the coding sequence ATGTTATTGACGTCTGTGCTGCTGTTTTATATCAGCATGCAGGCTGTTGCACAGGACGGAAGTGCCGGTATCAATGCGGCGACCACTCAGGTGAAAAGCTACTTCAGCGCAGGCACCAGCCTGATGTATGCCATCGGCGCTATTGTAGGACTAGTCGGGGCAGTGAAAGTATATAACAAATGGAACCATGGAGAGCCGGATACAGGTAAAGTCGCAGCGGCATGGTTTGGCAGTTGTGTATTCCTCGTGATCGTGGCCACAGTACTGAAAAGTTTCTTTGGGGTTTAA
- a CDS encoding LytR/AlgR family response regulator transcription factor, with the protein MPSTSRYHDLYFRIILSVVAAHFIVVFGEKDSIFQLLLTWDYYRSVLLSAVIAFILITIVHLITVRLDIHYDWNAHTVKRIALQFLLGVMLPGVVAFVLATIYFRIYDIDIFVTRYLQYDFPVILGMILFFNLYYLTFYYYLQMRKAQELSVTEKYRINQITESKNTEVIVASRGTKNIPISVSNISYIFHEEDYNFIRTFEKEDFLISASLDAIQEQLSPGKFFRANRQMLVNIEACEHFENIEHQKIQLQLRPKHNQPVIISQKRAKEFRDWIKRKSVSN; encoded by the coding sequence GTGCCGTCAACTTCCAGATATCATGATCTGTATTTCAGGATAATCCTTTCCGTCGTTGCCGCTCATTTTATTGTTGTATTTGGTGAGAAAGACAGTATTTTTCAACTGCTGCTTACCTGGGATTACTACCGCTCGGTTTTACTAAGCGCAGTCATTGCATTTATCCTTATCACTATCGTCCACCTGATAACTGTTAGACTCGATATCCATTATGACTGGAATGCGCATACAGTAAAGAGAATAGCGCTGCAATTCCTATTGGGCGTCATGCTGCCCGGCGTCGTTGCATTTGTGCTCGCGACAATCTACTTCCGGATTTATGACATCGATATTTTTGTGACCCGTTACCTGCAATATGATTTCCCTGTGATCCTGGGAATGATCCTTTTTTTTAACCTCTATTATCTGACTTTCTATTATTACCTGCAGATGCGTAAGGCGCAGGAATTGTCTGTTACAGAAAAATACCGCATTAATCAAATAACTGAATCAAAAAACACCGAAGTCATAGTTGCTTCCAGGGGAACAAAGAATATACCGATATCAGTATCCAATATCAGCTACATCTTCCATGAGGAGGATTATAATTTCATCCGGACATTTGAAAAAGAAGACTTTTTAATTTCTGCAAGTCTCGATGCCATACAGGAGCAATTATCACCTGGAAAATTTTTTCGCGCTAACCGCCAGATGTTGGTCAACATCGAGGCCTGCGAACACTTTGAAAATATCGAACATCAAAAAATACAGTTGCAATTGCGGCCTAAACACAATCAGCCGGTGATTATCAGCCAGAAACGTGCAAAAGAGTTCCGTGACTGGATTAAACGAAAATCAGTCTCGAATTAA
- a CDS encoding RNA polymerase sigma factor, giving the protein MVDPNSFEIIFRKFYPSLCFFAERITGSHDDAEDVIEELFVKLWNKQLQFETEQHLKAYLYRSAKNACLDFLKVSERSDMRNTFFAEERGYSEDAYLNEIIRAEIISEVYHAIESLSPQCSKIITMSYLDGKSNQEIADELNLSVQTVKNQKGRGLAMLKQRLPNDKFQLLLLIPYLQLFDLLYKH; this is encoded by the coding sequence ATGGTTGATCCCAATTCCTTTGAAATTATCTTCAGAAAGTTTTATCCATCCCTTTGCTTTTTTGCAGAACGGATTACTGGTAGCCACGACGATGCTGAAGATGTAATTGAGGAACTCTTTGTAAAATTGTGGAACAAGCAATTGCAGTTTGAAACGGAGCAACATCTTAAAGCGTACCTGTACCGCTCTGCAAAAAATGCTTGCCTTGACTTTTTGAAGGTATCTGAACGGTCCGACATGCGTAATACGTTCTTTGCTGAAGAGCGCGGCTATAGTGAGGATGCCTACCTCAATGAGATTATTCGCGCAGAAATAATTTCTGAGGTTTATCATGCTATTGAAAGTCTGTCACCTCAGTGCAGCAAGATAATTACGATGAGCTATCTTGATGGAAAAAGCAATCAGGAAATTGCAGATGAATTAAATCTATCGGTACAAACAGTGAAAAATCAAAAGGGACGCGGTCTTGCTATGTTAAAGCAACGGTTACCTAATGACAAATTCCAATTGCTGCTACTGATCCCATATTTACAGCTATTCGATTTGCTCTATAAACATTAA
- a CDS encoding PLP-dependent cysteine synthase family protein, protein MLPITAACNTLIFDDRFADLWHLIGHTPMLKLCYRYNGKTSFIFVKCEQYNLTGSIKDRIALFILQHAYKKGELLPGYKIIEATSGNTGISFAALGKALGHKVQIIMPDWLSQERIDIVKSLGAEITLVSKEQGGFLGSIRKAELIAQSQAGIFLPRQFENELNTEAHEKTTGPEIWEQLQRYKMQPDAFIAGVGTGGTIMGIGRYLKKQNRYAQVFALEPAESPTLSTGYKTGSHRIQGISDEFVPPIVDFKYLDQVVQVSDGDAILMAQKLASQLGLAVGISSGANVIGAIKMKELLGKEACVVTVFPDCNKKYLSTDLVKKEPERENYISPYVDFIGYQPLNKNHVQKSVSN, encoded by the coding sequence ATGCTTCCAATTACTGCTGCATGTAATACACTGATTTTTGATGACAGGTTTGCTGATTTGTGGCATTTGATCGGCCATACGCCAATGCTCAAGTTATGCTATCGCTACAACGGCAAAACAAGCTTCATCTTTGTAAAGTGCGAACAATATAATCTGACGGGCAGCATAAAAGACCGAATCGCCCTATTCATTCTGCAACACGCTTATAAGAAAGGTGAATTACTGCCGGGGTATAAGATTATCGAGGCGACAAGCGGCAACACAGGCATTTCTTTCGCCGCTCTTGGAAAAGCTTTAGGCCATAAAGTGCAGATCATCATGCCCGATTGGCTAAGCCAGGAACGGATTGACATTGTAAAAAGTCTGGGTGCCGAAATTACGCTGGTAAGCAAAGAACAGGGAGGTTTTCTTGGGAGCATTCGGAAGGCGGAACTTATCGCCCAAAGTCAGGCCGGTATTTTTCTTCCCCGCCAATTTGAAAATGAACTAAATACGGAAGCTCATGAAAAAACAACCGGCCCTGAAATCTGGGAGCAACTGCAACGATATAAAATGCAGCCGGACGCGTTTATCGCCGGGGTTGGTACCGGTGGGACAATTATGGGGATAGGACGCTATTTGAAAAAGCAAAACCGGTATGCGCAGGTTTTTGCGCTGGAGCCGGCAGAAAGCCCGACGCTTAGTACGGGCTATAAAACCGGCAGTCACAGGATACAGGGAATTTCTGATGAGTTTGTCCCACCGATCGTTGATTTTAAGTACCTCGATCAGGTTGTACAGGTCAGTGACGGCGATGCGATTCTTATGGCCCAAAAACTTGCCTCCCAGTTAGGGCTGGCAGTGGGCATATCATCAGGAGCGAACGTCATCGGAGCGATAAAGATGAAGGAGCTTTTAGGGAAAGAAGCCTGTGTCGTGACTGTTTTCCCTGATTGCAATAAAAAATATCTGAGTACAGATCTCGTGAAAAAAGAACCTGAGCGGGAAAACTATATTTCACCCTACGTTGATTTTATAGGGTACCAGCCACTCAATAAAAATCACGTTCAGAAAAGCGTATCCAATTAA
- a CDS encoding protein-disulfide reductase DsbD family protein — protein MSLSLFAIFLSGMAGGFAATLMPCIFPMLPLTVSYFTKTTTNRSKAVNKAMLYGLSIIVIYVLLGLAVTVLFGADALNSLSTNGILNFLFFIILLAFAISLFGGFDINLPSKWVNRVDRMGDQAGIAGLFFMAATLALVSFSCTGPIVGTLLVQAAANGRLLAPAIGMFGFSLALALPFTIFALAPNALNALPRSGKWLVNFKVILGFLELALSLKFLSNVDLSYHYNLLDRDVFLVLWITIAALLGFYLLGKLRFAYDEETKTISVPRLLLSIVVFSFTLYMIPGLWGAPLKSIAAFLPPPSSQDFNLTVNSVSRVKSGTVRSPKKYEQLFKAPLGLDAFFDYDEALAYAKKCQKPLLIDFTGHACVNCRKMEETVWPDKQVFAYLNEKFVLVQLYVDDKTPLSAGEQYTSRFSHKHIETLGQKWSDLQASKFNANSQPYYAILDNTGHLLIAPGGADYDVSSFSRFLKKGIDVFKP, from the coding sequence ATGTCATTATCGCTATTTGCAATCTTCCTTTCCGGAATGGCTGGCGGCTTTGCCGCTACGCTTATGCCCTGTATCTTTCCTATGCTGCCCTTAACCGTCAGTTACTTCACTAAAACAACGACAAACAGGAGTAAAGCAGTAAACAAGGCAATGCTTTATGGCCTTAGTATTATTGTCATATATGTGCTTCTTGGTCTTGCCGTCACTGTGTTGTTTGGTGCTGATGCACTGAACAGCCTATCAACGAATGGAATTCTCAATTTCCTGTTCTTTATTATTTTGCTGGCCTTTGCCATTTCCCTGTTCGGCGGATTTGACATCAATTTACCTTCCAAATGGGTTAACAGAGTTGATCGCATGGGCGACCAGGCAGGGATCGCCGGCCTGTTTTTCATGGCGGCAACATTGGCCCTGGTTTCTTTTTCCTGTACAGGCCCTATTGTCGGAACATTGTTGGTGCAGGCCGCGGCTAACGGCAGACTCCTTGCGCCTGCAATCGGCATGTTTGGCTTTTCTCTGGCATTGGCCCTGCCCTTTACAATTTTCGCATTAGCGCCAAACGCGCTGAACGCTTTACCGAGATCCGGTAAATGGCTCGTAAACTTCAAGGTCATCCTTGGGTTTCTTGAATTAGCGCTTTCCCTAAAGTTCCTGTCAAATGTTGATCTTAGCTATCATTACAATTTGCTTGACCGCGATGTATTCCTTGTGCTTTGGATTACAATCGCTGCATTATTGGGATTTTATCTATTGGGCAAACTGCGCTTTGCATATGATGAAGAAACAAAGACAATTTCGGTACCGAGGTTGCTTCTGTCAATTGTTGTTTTTTCTTTTACACTTTACATGATACCGGGCTTGTGGGGTGCACCACTAAAATCAATTGCCGCGTTCCTGCCACCGCCATCCAGCCAGGATTTTAATTTAACTGTCAATTCAGTATCACGGGTCAAAAGCGGTACCGTCCGGTCGCCAAAGAAGTATGAACAATTATTTAAGGCGCCGCTTGGACTTGATGCATTCTTCGACTATGATGAAGCATTGGCATATGCTAAAAAATGTCAGAAGCCATTATTAATTGATTTCACAGGGCACGCCTGCGTCAATTGCCGTAAAATGGAAGAAACGGTGTGGCCGGATAAGCAGGTATTCGCTTATCTGAATGAAAAATTTGTGTTGGTGCAATTATATGTAGATGATAAAACACCCTTGTCTGCCGGGGAACAATATACTTCTCGGTTTAGCCATAAGCATATTGAAACGCTGGGGCAGAAATGGTCAGACCTTCAGGCATCAAAATTCAACGCCAATAGCCAACCCTATTATGCTATACTCGATAATACAGGGCATCTGCTTATTGCTCCCGGTGGCGCCGATTACGATGTATCAAGTTTCAGCAGGTTTTTGAAAAAGGGAATTGATGTATTTAAGCCGTAG